The following are encoded in a window of Kitasatospora sp. NBC_01250 genomic DNA:
- a CDS encoding alpha/beta hydrolase gives MALTGTPFFILTIVLFVGSIALAMVQWLSRGNGAGGNAGAAPRAAGRRKRSGGGTGPVRTVGFFATILFSQATAIALVFVMVNNDNQLYGSWGDLLGTSNHVRSVPVPPKDNGLAGDQAAAAASPGASAPAKVLAKFKEPDSDAVPRDVKQTDLNGKLSGVEGEVLVWTPPQYDDPAYKDKSFPVVELLVGYPGSSSAWYGKSGMNVTNQLGPLMKSGQVTPFILVSPRFNLLPNNQDSGCADIPGKVNAETWLTRDVPQMVLDNFRAQDTASGWAVAGYSAGGHCATRLVIGHPDRYRAAISMSGYNNPQNEADSLVGKDPQLNQADNPLNMLTRATTPPNIGLWLSGGQGADGLPDAQALKQAAKAPTAVTVTETAGGHLTSVWSQQVVPAFKWLSGIIPAPK, from the coding sequence ATGGCACTGACGGGCACCCCCTTCTTCATTCTGACGATCGTTCTGTTCGTGGGATCGATCGCGCTGGCCATGGTCCAGTGGCTGTCCCGTGGCAACGGCGCGGGCGGCAACGCGGGCGCCGCCCCCCGGGCGGCGGGGCGGCGCAAGCGGTCCGGCGGCGGCACCGGGCCGGTGCGCACCGTCGGCTTCTTCGCCACCATCCTGTTCAGCCAGGCCACAGCCATCGCCCTGGTCTTCGTGATGGTCAACAACGACAACCAGCTCTACGGCAGCTGGGGCGACCTGCTGGGCACCTCCAACCACGTGCGCTCCGTCCCCGTCCCGCCGAAGGACAACGGCCTGGCCGGGGACCAGGCGGCGGCCGCCGCCTCGCCCGGCGCCTCCGCCCCGGCCAAGGTGCTGGCGAAGTTCAAGGAGCCGGACTCCGACGCCGTGCCCCGTGACGTCAAGCAGACCGATCTGAACGGCAAGCTCTCCGGCGTCGAGGGCGAGGTGCTGGTGTGGACCCCGCCGCAGTACGACGACCCCGCCTACAAGGACAAGAGCTTCCCCGTGGTCGAGTTGCTGGTCGGCTACCCCGGCAGCTCCAGCGCCTGGTACGGCAAGTCCGGCATGAACGTCACCAACCAGCTCGGCCCGCTGATGAAGTCCGGCCAGGTGACGCCGTTCATCCTGGTGTCGCCCCGGTTCAACCTGCTGCCCAACAACCAGGACAGCGGATGTGCCGACATCCCCGGCAAGGTCAACGCCGAGACCTGGCTCACCCGTGACGTCCCGCAGATGGTGCTGGACAACTTCCGGGCCCAGGACACCGCCTCCGGCTGGGCGGTGGCGGGCTACTCGGCCGGCGGGCACTGCGCCACCCGGCTGGTGATCGGCCACCCGGACCGCTACCGCGCCGCGATCAGCATGTCCGGCTACAACAACCCGCAGAACGAGGCGGATTCGCTGGTCGGCAAGGACCCGCAGCTGAACCAGGCCGACAACCCGCTCAACATGCTCACCCGGGCCACCACCCCGCCGAACATCGGGCTGTGGCTGAGCGGCGGCCAGGGCGCCGACGGCCTCCCGGACGCGCAGGCGCTGAAGCAGGCCGCCAAGGCACCGACCGCAGTGACCGTCACGGAGACCGCCGGCGGGCACCTGACCTCGGTCTGGAGCCAGCAGGTGGTGCCGGCCTTCAAGTGGCTCTCGGGGATCATCCCGGCCCCGAAGTGA
- a CDS encoding acetate kinase, whose amino-acid sequence MTEATRVLVLNAGSSSVKYQLIEMVDGERLAAGLVERIGEQGGRLVHTPRSGLKRETAQPFPDHAAALKAVAEELAADGLGLDSPELAAIGHRVVHGGKRFTAPTEITDEVLREIHRLVPVAPLHNPANIIGIEVARALRPDLPQVAVFDTAFHTTIPEYAARYAIDRAVADEHRVRRYGFHGTSHQYVARATAELLGRDPATVNVIVLHLGNGASASAVAGGVCVDTSMGLTPLEGLVMGTRSGDIDPGVVFHLHRVGGLSIDEIDDLLNRRSGLLGLCGDNDMREIMRRAEEGDEAAELAFRAYVHRLRKYIGGYYAVLGRVDAIAFTAGVGENAAPVRAAATEGLTELGIEVDPELNSVRSGEARVISPAYARVAVAVVPTDEELEIAQQVYALVHRGR is encoded by the coding sequence ATGACCGAGGCGACCCGGGTCCTGGTGCTCAACGCCGGCTCCTCGTCGGTCAAGTACCAGCTGATCGAGATGGTGGACGGCGAGCGGCTGGCCGCCGGGCTGGTGGAGCGGATCGGCGAGCAGGGCGGCCGGCTGGTGCACACCCCGCGCAGCGGCCTGAAGCGCGAGACGGCGCAGCCCTTCCCGGACCACGCCGCCGCGCTCAAGGCGGTGGCCGAGGAACTGGCCGCCGACGGACTGGGCCTGGACTCCCCCGAGCTGGCCGCGATCGGGCACCGGGTGGTGCACGGCGGCAAGCGGTTCACCGCACCCACCGAGATCACCGACGAGGTGCTCCGCGAGATCCACCGCCTGGTGCCGGTGGCCCCGCTGCACAACCCGGCCAACATCATCGGCATCGAGGTGGCCCGGGCGCTGCGCCCCGACCTGCCGCAGGTCGCGGTCTTCGACACCGCCTTCCACACCACGATCCCCGAGTACGCGGCCCGCTACGCGATCGACCGGGCGGTGGCGGACGAGCACCGGGTGCGCCGCTACGGCTTCCACGGCACCTCGCACCAGTACGTCGCCCGCGCCACCGCCGAGCTGCTCGGCCGCGATCCGGCCACCGTCAACGTGATCGTGCTGCACCTGGGCAACGGGGCCTCGGCCTCGGCGGTGGCCGGCGGGGTCTGCGTGGACACCTCGATGGGCCTGACCCCGCTGGAGGGCCTGGTGATGGGCACCCGGTCGGGCGACATCGACCCGGGCGTGGTCTTCCACCTGCACCGGGTCGGCGGCCTGTCGATCGACGAGATCGACGACCTGCTCAACCGCCGCAGCGGCCTGCTGGGGCTGTGCGGGGACAACGACATGCGCGAGATCATGCGCCGCGCCGAGGAGGGCGACGAGGCGGCCGAGCTGGCCTTCCGCGCCTACGTGCACCGGCTGCGCAAGTACATCGGCGGCTACTACGCGGTGCTCGGCCGGGTGGACGCGATCGCCTTCACCGCCGGGGTCGGCGAGAACGCGGCGCCGGTGCGCGCGGCGGCCACCGAGGGGCTGACGGAGCTGGGCATCGAGGTCGACCCCGAGCTGAACTCGGTCCGCTCCGGCGAGGCCCGGGTGATCTCGCCCGCGTACGCGCGGGTGGCGGTGGCGGTGGTGCCCACCGACGAGGAGCTCGAGATCGCGCAACAGGTATACGCACTGGTCCACCGGGGTCGATGA
- the glgB gene encoding 1,4-alpha-glucan branching protein GlgB, which produces MAPLDRTNPTVPATFLSGGGPRAAQAPRRGTPAAEPPATRAGAEAPEAPAPGPAPTPAPAPALMDAPPRGADVPVLRLAEAPLPPAEIDRLVNGAHHDPHALLGAHPTTGGTAIRVLRPLADRVTIETVYGPAELTHQQAGLFTGLLPGSAIPAYQLTVAYPGCAPLAQQDGYRLPPTLGELDLHLIREGRHEQLWRVLGSHLRTVEGVTGTAFAVWAPSAVGVRLVGDFNHWDGTGFPMRSLGASGVWELFVPGLGEGALYKYEIRTRDGRLLQKADPLARAAQCPPATASVVHHSDYTWNDADWLARRARTQHHRAPMSVYELHPASWRPGLGYRELAEELPAYLRELNFTHVEFLPVMEHPFGGSWGYQVSGFYAPTARLGSPDDFRYLVDALHQAGIGVIVDWVPAHFPKDDFALARFDGTPLYEPADPRRAEHPDWGTLTFDYGRTEVRNFLVANAVYWCEEFHIDGLRVDAVASMLYLDYSRQDGQWAPNEHGGRENLDAVAFLQEMNATVYRRCPGVVTIAEESTAWDGVTRPTDSGGLGFGLKWNMGWMHDSLVYIAKEPVHRKYHHNEITFSMVYAYSENYVLPISHDEVVHGKQALVSKMPGDWWQQRANHRAYLGFMWAHPGKQLLFMGQEFAQGAEWDHEQGPQWWVLDPDWPAAEEHRGVQRLIGELNRTYRATPALWEQDTSPDGFRWLDGGAAEDNLLSFVRYPLDGPPLVVVCNFSPVVRHGHRVGLPSLGGADQLWTEALNTDAGRYGGSGVGNPVVLKAEPVEWNGQPRSTELMIPPLATLWLRPA; this is translated from the coding sequence GTGGCCCCGCTCGACCGCACCAATCCGACCGTTCCCGCCACCTTCCTGTCCGGCGGCGGTCCGCGTGCCGCGCAGGCGCCCCGGCGCGGCACGCCCGCGGCCGAGCCGCCGGCCACCCGGGCCGGCGCCGAGGCACCCGAAGCACCGGCGCCGGGCCCCGCTCCGACCCCGGCCCCGGCCCCGGCCCTGATGGACGCGCCACCGCGCGGGGCCGACGTCCCGGTCCTGCGGCTGGCCGAGGCGCCGCTGCCGCCGGCCGAGATCGACCGGCTGGTGAACGGCGCGCACCACGACCCGCACGCCCTGCTCGGCGCGCACCCCACCACCGGCGGCACCGCGATCCGGGTGCTGCGACCGCTCGCCGACCGGGTGACCATCGAAACCGTGTACGGACCGGCCGAGTTGACCCACCAGCAGGCCGGCCTCTTCACCGGCCTGCTGCCCGGCTCGGCCATCCCGGCCTACCAGTTGACCGTGGCCTACCCGGGCTGCGCGCCGCTGGCCCAGCAGGACGGTTACCGACTGCCGCCCACGCTGGGCGAGTTGGACCTGCACCTGATCCGCGAGGGCCGCCATGAGCAGCTCTGGCGGGTGCTCGGCTCGCACCTGCGCACGGTGGAGGGCGTGACCGGGACGGCCTTCGCCGTCTGGGCCCCCAGCGCCGTCGGGGTGCGCCTGGTGGGCGACTTCAACCACTGGGACGGCACCGGGTTCCCGATGCGCTCGCTGGGCGCGAGCGGCGTCTGGGAGCTGTTCGTACCGGGGCTGGGCGAAGGTGCGCTCTACAAGTACGAGATCCGCACCCGGGACGGGCGGTTGCTGCAGAAGGCCGACCCGCTCGCCCGCGCCGCCCAGTGCCCGCCGGCCACCGCCTCGGTGGTGCACCACAGCGACTACACCTGGAACGACGCCGACTGGCTGGCCCGCCGCGCCCGCACCCAGCACCACCGCGCGCCGATGTCGGTCTACGAGCTGCATCCGGCCTCCTGGCGGCCGGGGTTGGGCTACCGTGAGCTGGCCGAGGAACTGCCTGCGTATCTGCGGGAGTTGAACTTCACGCATGTGGAGTTCCTGCCGGTGATGGAGCATCCCTTCGGCGGTTCCTGGGGCTACCAGGTGTCCGGGTTCTACGCCCCCACCGCCCGGCTGGGCTCGCCGGACGACTTCCGGTACCTGGTGGACGCGCTGCACCAGGCCGGGATCGGGGTGATCGTCGACTGGGTGCCCGCGCACTTCCCCAAGGACGACTTCGCGCTCGCCCGCTTCGACGGCACCCCGCTCTACGAGCCCGCCGACCCGCGCCGCGCCGAGCACCCCGACTGGGGAACCCTCACCTTCGACTACGGCCGTACCGAGGTGCGCAACTTCCTGGTGGCCAACGCGGTGTACTGGTGCGAGGAGTTCCACATCGACGGCCTGCGGGTGGACGCGGTCGCCTCGATGCTCTACCTCGACTACTCCCGCCAGGACGGCCAGTGGGCCCCCAACGAGCACGGCGGGCGGGAGAACCTGGACGCGGTGGCCTTCCTCCAGGAGATGAACGCCACCGTCTACCGGCGCTGCCCCGGGGTGGTCACCATCGCCGAGGAGTCCACCGCCTGGGACGGCGTGACCCGCCCCACCGACAGCGGCGGCCTGGGCTTCGGCCTCAAGTGGAACATGGGCTGGATGCACGACTCGCTGGTCTACATCGCCAAGGAGCCGGTGCACCGCAAGTACCACCACAACGAGATCACCTTCTCGATGGTCTATGCCTACTCCGAGAACTACGTGCTGCCGATCTCGCACGACGAGGTGGTGCACGGCAAGCAGGCGCTGGTCAGCAAGATGCCCGGCGACTGGTGGCAGCAGCGCGCCAACCACCGCGCCTACCTCGGCTTCATGTGGGCCCACCCGGGCAAGCAACTGCTCTTCATGGGACAGGAGTTCGCCCAGGGCGCCGAGTGGGACCACGAACAGGGCCCGCAGTGGTGGGTGCTCGACCCCGACTGGCCCGCCGCCGAGGAGCACCGGGGCGTGCAGCGCCTGATCGGCGAGCTCAACCGCACCTACCGCGCCACCCCGGCGCTGTGGGAGCAGGACACCAGCCCCGACGGCTTCCGCTGGCTGGACGGCGGCGCCGCCGAGGACAACCTGCTCTCCTTCGTCCGCTACCCCCTCGACGGCCCCCCGCTCGTGGTGGTCTGCAACTTCTCCCCGGTGGTCCGGCACGGGCACCGGGTCGGCCTGCCCAGCCTCGGCGGCGCCGACCAGCTGTGGACCGAGGCGCTCAACACCGACGCCGGGCGCTACGGCGGCAGCGGCGTCGGCAACCCCGTCGTGCTGAAGGCCGAGCCGGTGGAGTGGAACGGCCAGCCGCGCAGCACCGAGCTGATGATCCCGCCACTGGCCACCCTCTGGCTGCGTCCGGCCTGA
- the pyk gene encoding pyruvate kinase, giving the protein MRRAKIVCTLGPATDSYEQLKAIVEAGMNVARLNMSHGSHAEHEERYLKVRQVSEDTGRTIGILADLQGPKIRLATFANGPVTVDNGDTFTITTEDVPGDQHICGTTYKGLPGDVKPGDPILINDGVIALEVVSVDGPRVKTVVIEGGVLSNNKGINLPGAAVNVPALSEKDKDDLRFALRLGVDMVALSFVRNAADIDDVHKVMDEVGIRVPVIAKIEKPQAVEAMEEIVLAFDAIMVARGDLAVEYPLEKVPLVQKKLITLARRNAKPVIVATQMMESMIHASRPTRAEVSDVANAILDGTDAVMLSAESSVGKFPVETVKTMSRIAEQAEEELLAQGLQPLNPGRKPRTQGGSVARAACELGDFLNAKALVAFTKSGDTARRLSRYRSPIPVIAFTPDAATRNQLSLSWGVEAYVTEQVATTDEMVLQVDRELLSMKRLAEGETAIVTAGSPPGVPGNTNMVQVHHLGSRNAK; this is encoded by the coding sequence ATGCGCCGAGCGAAAATTGTCTGCACCCTGGGTCCGGCGACGGACTCCTACGAACAGCTGAAGGCCATCGTCGAGGCGGGCATGAACGTCGCCCGACTGAACATGAGCCACGGCTCCCACGCGGAGCACGAGGAGCGATACCTCAAGGTCCGCCAGGTCTCCGAGGACACCGGTCGCACCATCGGTATCCTGGCCGACCTGCAGGGCCCCAAGATCCGTCTGGCGACCTTCGCCAACGGACCGGTGACCGTTGACAACGGCGACACGTTCACCATCACCACCGAAGACGTCCCCGGTGACCAGCACATCTGCGGCACCACCTACAAGGGCCTGCCCGGCGACGTGAAGCCCGGCGACCCGATCCTGATCAACGACGGCGTCATCGCCCTGGAGGTCGTCAGCGTCGACGGCCCGCGGGTGAAGACCGTGGTCATCGAGGGCGGTGTGCTCTCCAACAACAAGGGCATCAACCTGCCCGGCGCGGCCGTCAACGTGCCCGCCCTGTCCGAGAAGGACAAGGACGACCTGCGCTTCGCACTGCGCCTGGGCGTCGACATGGTCGCGCTCTCCTTCGTCCGCAACGCCGCCGACATCGACGACGTCCACAAGGTGATGGACGAGGTCGGCATCCGGGTTCCGGTGATCGCCAAGATCGAGAAGCCGCAGGCCGTCGAGGCGATGGAGGAGATCGTCCTCGCCTTCGACGCCATCATGGTGGCCCGCGGCGACCTGGCCGTCGAGTACCCGCTGGAGAAGGTGCCGCTGGTCCAGAAGAAGCTGATCACGCTGGCCCGCCGCAACGCCAAGCCCGTCATCGTCGCCACCCAGATGATGGAGTCGATGATCCACGCCTCGCGCCCCACCCGCGCCGAGGTCTCCGACGTCGCCAACGCGATCCTGGACGGCACCGACGCGGTGATGCTCTCCGCCGAGTCCAGCGTCGGCAAGTTCCCGGTCGAGACGGTCAAGACCATGAGCCGGATCGCCGAGCAGGCCGAGGAGGAGCTGCTGGCCCAGGGCCTGCAGCCGCTCAACCCGGGCCGCAAGCCCCGCACCCAGGGCGGCTCGGTGGCGCGCGCGGCCTGCGAGCTGGGCGACTTCCTGAACGCCAAGGCGCTGGTGGCCTTCACCAAGTCCGGTGACACCGCCCGCCGCCTGTCCCGCTACCGCTCGCCGATCCCGGTGATCGCCTTCACCCCGGACGCCGCCACCCGCAACCAGCTCTCGCTGAGCTGGGGCGTCGAGGCGTACGTGACGGAGCAGGTGGCCACCACCGACGAGATGGTGCTCCAGGTCGACCGCGAGCTGCTGTCGATGAAGCGGCTGGCCGAGGGCGAGACCGCCATCGTCACCGCCGGCTCGCCCCCCGGCGTGCCGGGCAACACCAACATGGTGCAGGTGCACCACCTGGGCTCGCGCAACGCCAAGTGA
- a CDS encoding maltokinase N-terminal cap-like domain-containing protein: protein MAGHSPGGHGGRLRTGGSLAVGELVEAALPLIADWLPGQRWYAGKGQAITGLRPLTATPLLTGDPAMLHLLLRVEHGEGADLYQLLLGLRTEPPPSLLPEASLGSLSHGPYDGAVLYDAVHDPELTGRLLGHLATADRFGPLAFRRTPGPGLPSDLLGRAGTAEQSNTSVIYGTSFILKLFRRISPGTNPDLELSLALSRAGSTRIPRVAAWFESRLVGAEPATLGLLQRFLPDAEDGWELALDQVARLKGDPSPGNFAVEAHRLGRATAEVHRVLARALPVARLDREQTGRLATAMAERLDVAAAAVPALRRYRAALHAAFQQLTADHLTGLTVQRIHGDLHLGQAMRTPHGWVLLDFEGEPAKSVAERRVPQPALRDVAAMLRSFDYAAAHLLAGADPDPQLAHLAASWAARNRTAYCAGYTAAGGTDPAGCPELLRALEIDKAVYEVVYEARHRPGWLPIPLTAIHRLATTP, encoded by the coding sequence GTGGCGGGACACAGCCCGGGCGGGCACGGTGGCAGGCTGCGAACGGGCGGCTCACTGGCGGTCGGCGAGCTGGTCGAGGCCGCCCTGCCGCTGATCGCCGACTGGCTGCCGGGGCAGCGCTGGTACGCCGGCAAGGGGCAGGCGATCACCGGCCTGCGCCCGCTCACCGCCACCCCGCTGCTGACCGGCGACCCGGCGATGCTGCACCTGCTGCTGCGGGTGGAGCACGGCGAGGGCGCCGACCTCTACCAGCTGCTGCTCGGCCTGCGCACCGAACCGCCACCGAGCCTGCTCCCGGAGGCCTCGCTCGGCAGCCTCAGCCACGGCCCGTACGACGGCGCCGTACTGTACGACGCGGTGCACGACCCCGAACTGACCGGGCGGCTGCTCGGCCACCTGGCCACCGCCGACCGGTTCGGCCCGCTCGCCTTCCGCCGCACCCCCGGGCCGGGGCTGCCCAGCGACCTGCTCGGCCGGGCCGGCACCGCCGAGCAGTCCAACACCTCGGTCATCTACGGCACCTCCTTCATCCTCAAGCTGTTCCGCCGGATCAGCCCCGGCACCAACCCCGACCTGGAGCTCTCGCTGGCCCTCTCGCGGGCCGGCAGCACCCGGATCCCCCGGGTGGCGGCCTGGTTCGAGAGCCGGCTGGTCGGCGCCGAGCCGGCCACCCTGGGCCTGCTGCAGCGCTTTCTGCCGGACGCGGAGGACGGCTGGGAGCTGGCCCTGGACCAGGTGGCCCGGCTCAAGGGCGACCCCAGCCCCGGCAACTTCGCGGTGGAGGCGCACCGGCTGGGCCGGGCCACCGCCGAGGTGCACCGGGTGCTGGCCAGGGCGCTGCCGGTGGCCAGGCTGGACCGCGAGCAGACCGGCCGGCTGGCCACCGCGATGGCCGAGCGGCTGGACGTGGCGGCTGCCGCGGTGCCGGCGCTGCGCCGCTACCGGGCCGCGCTGCACGCCGCCTTCCAGCAGCTGACCGCCGACCACCTGACCGGGCTGACGGTCCAGCGCATCCACGGGGACCTGCACCTGGGACAGGCGATGCGCACCCCGCACGGCTGGGTGCTGCTGGACTTCGAGGGCGAGCCGGCCAAGTCGGTGGCCGAGCGGCGGGTGCCGCAGCCTGCCCTGCGGGACGTGGCGGCGATGCTGCGCTCCTTCGACTACGCCGCCGCCCACCTGCTGGCCGGCGCCGACCCCGATCCGCAGCTGGCCCACCTGGCGGCGAGCTGGGCGGCCCGCAACCGCACCGCCTACTGCGCGGGCTACACGGCGGCCGGCGGCACCGACCCGGCCGGCTGCCCGGAGCTGCTGCGGGCACTGGAGATCGACAAGGCGGTCTACGAGGTGGTCTACGAGGCCCGGCACCGGCCCGGCTGGCTGCCGATCCCGCTGACCGCCATCCACCGCCTAGCCACCACTCCTTGA
- the pta gene encoding phosphate acetyltransferase: MARSVYVTGIDRGDGRQAVELGVMELLTRQVDQVGVFRPLVHGRATGEAGTDHVVELLRGRYRLELPTTELYGLTYEEAAALQAAQGQDELVSTLVDRFRALEQQCQAVLVLGTDFADTNIPDELAFNARLANEFGAWVLPVVGGHGQDPATTVAEVRNAYRAYTDLGCSTLAMIANRVVPSAKQPVLRGLTGKLPVPAYVIPEEPALAAPTVAQLIESTGAEVLLGDAAGLARDVRGFVFGGAMLPTFLPALTEGALVVTPGDRADLLIGSLAAHAAGAPPIAGVLLTLAQHPGPDVLALAARLAPGTPVAVVPEGSWPTAATLTHVEGRLTAGSPRKAEIALGLFELHVDTVELTSRIELSRSDRVTPMMFEHALLERARSTRRHVVLPEGTEERVLRAAEILLRRNICDLTLLGEVDAVRRKAAGLGIALPHEETGDRAQVRIVDPATSPLRERFAELYAELRAHKGMTVELAHDVVTDVSYFGTLMVQEGIADGMVSGAVHSTAATIRPAFEVIKTAPGAAIVSSVFFMCLADRVLVYGDCAVNPDPDAQQLADIALQSAETAAQFGVEPRVAMLSYSTGTSGSGADVDKVRRATELVRALRPELLVEGPIQYDAAVDPHVAATKLPGSPVAGRATVLIFPDLNTGNNTYKAVQRSAGAVAVGPVLQGLRKPVNDLSRGALVQDIVNTVAITAIQAQTTVNGQSPVPDQAAEEAIA; the protein is encoded by the coding sequence GTGGCACGCAGTGTGTACGTGACCGGGATCGACCGGGGGGACGGGCGGCAGGCCGTCGAACTCGGGGTCATGGAACTGCTGACCCGCCAGGTGGACCAGGTCGGGGTGTTCCGGCCGCTGGTGCACGGGCGGGCCACCGGCGAGGCGGGCACCGACCACGTGGTGGAGCTGCTGCGCGGCCGCTACCGGCTGGAGCTGCCGACCACCGAGCTCTACGGGCTGACCTACGAGGAGGCCGCCGCACTGCAGGCCGCCCAGGGACAGGACGAGCTGGTCTCCACCCTGGTCGACCGGTTCCGCGCGCTGGAGCAGCAGTGCCAGGCCGTGCTGGTGCTCGGCACCGACTTCGCGGACACCAACATCCCCGACGAGCTGGCCTTCAACGCCCGCCTGGCCAACGAGTTCGGCGCCTGGGTGCTCCCGGTGGTGGGCGGGCACGGCCAGGACCCGGCGACCACGGTCGCCGAGGTCCGCAACGCCTACCGCGCCTACACCGACCTCGGCTGCTCCACCCTCGCGATGATCGCCAACCGGGTGGTGCCGAGTGCCAAGCAGCCGGTGCTGCGCGGGCTGACCGGCAAGCTGCCGGTGCCGGCCTACGTGATCCCCGAGGAGCCGGCGCTGGCCGCGCCGACGGTGGCCCAGCTGATCGAGTCGACCGGCGCCGAGGTGCTGCTCGGCGACGCGGCGGGGCTGGCCCGGGACGTGCGCGGGTTCGTCTTCGGCGGCGCGATGCTGCCCACCTTCCTGCCCGCGCTGACCGAGGGGGCCCTGGTGGTCACCCCCGGCGACCGGGCCGACCTGCTGATCGGATCGCTGGCCGCGCACGCGGCGGGCGCGCCGCCGATCGCCGGCGTGCTGCTGACGCTCGCTCAGCACCCGGGCCCCGACGTGCTGGCGCTGGCCGCGCGGCTGGCGCCCGGCACCCCGGTCGCCGTGGTCCCCGAGGGCAGCTGGCCGACCGCGGCCACGCTGACCCACGTGGAGGGCCGGCTGACCGCCGGCAGCCCGCGCAAGGCCGAGATCGCGCTCGGCCTGTTCGAACTGCACGTCGACACCGTCGAGCTCACCAGCCGGATCGAGCTGAGCCGCTCGGACCGGGTGACCCCGATGATGTTCGAGCACGCCCTGCTGGAGCGGGCCCGCAGCACCCGGCGGCACGTGGTGCTGCCGGAGGGCACCGAGGAGCGGGTGCTGCGCGCCGCCGAGATCCTGCTGCGCCGCAACATCTGCGACCTGACCCTGCTCGGCGAGGTGGACGCCGTGCGCCGCAAGGCCGCGGGCCTGGGCATCGCGCTGCCGCACGAGGAGACCGGCGACCGGGCGCAGGTGCGGATCGTGGACCCGGCCACCAGCCCGCTGCGCGAGCGCTTCGCCGAGCTGTACGCCGAACTGCGCGCGCACAAGGGCATGACCGTCGAGCTGGCCCACGACGTGGTCACCGACGTCAGCTACTTCGGCACCCTGATGGTGCAGGAGGGCATCGCCGACGGCATGGTCTCCGGCGCCGTGCACTCCACCGCCGCGACCATCCGGCCCGCCTTCGAGGTGATCAAGACCGCGCCGGGCGCCGCGATCGTCTCCTCGGTCTTCTTCATGTGCCTGGCGGACAGGGTGCTGGTCTACGGCGACTGCGCGGTCAACCCCGACCCCGACGCCCAGCAGCTGGCCGACATCGCGCTCCAGTCCGCCGAGACGGCCGCGCAGTTCGGCGTCGAGCCCCGGGTGGCGATGCTCTCCTACTCCACCGGCACCTCGGGCTCGGGCGCCGACGTGGACAAGGTCCGCAGGGCCACCGAGCTGGTCCGGGCGCTGCGTCCGGAGCTGCTGGTGGAGGGTCCCATCCAGTACGACGCCGCGGTCGACCCGCACGTCGCCGCGACCAAGCTGCCTGGCTCCCCGGTCGCGGGCCGGGCCACCGTGCTGATCTTCCCGGACCTCAACACCGGCAACAACACCTACAAGGCGGTGCAGCGCTCGGCCGGCGCCGTCGCGGTCGGGCCGGTGCTGCAGGGCCTGCGCAAGCCCGTCAACGACCTGTCCCGCGGCGCGCTGGTGCAGGACATCGTCAACACGGTGGCCATCACCGCGATCCAGGCCCAGACCACCGTGAACGGTCAGAGCCCCGTGCCGGACCAAGCCGCCGAGGAGGCGATCGCATGA